AACAAGATTGGTAGCCAAGGGTTACACTCAACAAGAAGGCCTAGATTACATGGAGACATTTTCACCTGTTGTTAAGCTTGTCACTGTCAAGGTACTTTTTACACTTGCTGTCTCCTTTGACTGGCCATTAATACAATTAGATGTCAACAATGCATTTCTTAATGAAGACTTATTTGAAACCGTATACATGGATCTTCCTTTCGACTATAAACATAATGTATCCTCAAGTCATACCAAACTTGTATGCAAActtaataaatcaatttatggCTTAAAACAAGCATCGAGACAATGGTTTGAAAAATTCTCCACTACTCTACTACAACTTGGTTTTACACAATCAAAGTCCGATTATTCTTTATTCATTAAAGGAACAGGGGAATCTTTCTTAGCATTATTAGTCTACGTGGATGACATAATAATTACTGGCCCATCAACATTCCATATTGAAGTCTTAAAGAAATACCTCCATACTTGCTTCAAACTCAAACACCTTGGCACCTTAAAATACTTTCTTGGATTGGAACTTGCAAGATCATCAGATGGTCCCTTTCTTTCACAGAGACAGTACACCCTTCAACTACTTGAAGACACTAGTTTCTTAGCTTTAAAACCATCACTTTTACCCATGGATCCCAACCTAAAACTTCAATGTGATTCTGGAGAAGTACTTTCTGATCCATCAGCATACAAATGTCTCATTGGCAGACTTCTATACCTCCCTGTCTCACGTCATGACATTACGTTTGCAATACATAAGTTGAGCCAATATGTAGCTCAATCTCGACAGACACATTTGCTTGTTGTTCAAACACTCTTACGGTACCTAAAGGGTTGTCCCAACCAAGACATACTTCTCAAAAAGTCCTCATCCTTTCACCTAAAAGCGTTCAGTGACGCAGATTGGGCGTCATGCATTGACTCCCGAAAATCTACCACTGGATTTTGCATATTCATAGGAGAGGCATTAATATCCTGGAAGGCAAAGAAACAAACCACTGTATCACGCTCTTCAGCAGAAGCAGAATATCGTGCTCTTGCCACAACAACTAGTGAACTCACCTGGATAAATCAATTGATGAAGGACTTTTACATTATGTCTCCATCACCTGCTGTCATGTATTGTGACAATGATGCAGCCATCCACATTGCCTCCAATCCTATTTTCCATGAACGAACGAAACACATCGAGCTTGATTGTCACTTTGTTCGTGAAAAGGTCCTCCAACATCAGATCAAATTGCTGCCACTACGTTCCAGTCAACAACTTGCTGACATCTTTACCAAACCACTTCCGTCCCATGCTCTTACTCCTTTACTTTCCAAGATGCGTGTAGTCACTCCATTAAGTCCATCTTGGGGGGAAGGGGTATTAGAGTTAACTAACCCAATTAGTTTTTAGTCGTCATCATTATTGTTACACTGgcatatttttgttattaaagcAGTTGTAATAATTGTCTATTTATATGCCCTATtcaatacaaataaatcaggaaaatgtttatttacaTTATGCCTTAgtactttcttttatatatatatatatatatagtaactAAAAtctagaaatgaaatttgatacaTGTTTAATCGTGGGGtgaagttaaaaaatttaagctGATAGGCTATgatatagttaattaaatatattgttaaaagaattgagaactaaaaatttaatagaagGAAGATGAACACTAGGATTTAGTTAAGTATTTTTTATGGGCCATGATGTctccatttttaattattgtaaattggACTAACTTGCACTCATTATTTTGGAAGATTACAAGATTGGGGAAGTTTTTTCCACCAATAGTTTTTAGGATAGGGATGTGGGGGATAAATTCCTTGACATAacccatttttcaaatctGTTTTTAAACAACTTATATatctaattgttaaattaaaaaattagtaaaaaaatatctttcatgttttttaaaattgaattatttggacTAGCTACGGAACAGTATTAgtctacatatatatatatatatatatatatatatatatatatatatatttttttttttttctttcttgtatacaaaattttctacatttaagatttttttaaaggaaatttCGGTAATCATATCCCTCTTTAGTCCAAGATTCTTATATGATTGAAAATAATGGAGGTTCCAAATTGAGATGTTTCAATTAAGATTACTAAAAATTATTAGAGATTGTTGTGTTTGATTATCCAACtttttgatatgttttaatAGTGGATGTGTGACCTTGATGAACCCTTTGGGTTTGGCTCAAGGGTCAGCAATCAAATGGCACcacataaataattatagaagaaaagaaaagtgattatgattctttttttcaataaattttaaacatatattaactGAAAAATCCATCTCCGTGTAgataaaaaaagtgaaatgaaCACACATCTGTTTTTCAGCTGGCTTCAAATAAACCAAAACCTGACTAATAAGTCAAGGTGCTCTTGTCTCTAAACTAGTTTAAGTACTTGTGAGATTCTTAGTCAAGCCCTAGCATCATGTAATCTTTTCAAAGCGCTAACATTGTTGACTCCAATACTCTAGTAAGGACGTATTAAAGTCAATAACATTCTCGCAAGTTGCAACATCGCTTGTTTGTTGCTTTCGAGCTCAAGTTTACATTTATTAGTCAGCTTAAGCGGCACCAAAGGTTGCTTTTCAAATGAGATAATAGAAGAAGCTGTAGAAAGATTCATCTAAAATGATAGCAGTGTCTAATCTTCTAATGCAAATTTGCATTGAATTGGACggtcaattaatttattttccacTCACAATTTCAGCTGCATTTGGCTTCACTATTATTTCTTCCCGGTGTCTCAATCTTCTCACTGCCAAACTTTCTATATAAAGAAGCCCTCATTGTAGGAAGCAATacagatatttttttatattaaatgatGAGGGCAGCTCTCATTTACATGTGACTTTATTGTCAGCCAAATCAACATTATTCAATGATGTAGGGTGTAATAACATTAAACATCAAAGCATTATTTATTTCACTAATtcatattgtgaaaaaaatggAGTATGTACTACGACAATACTAGAAAATTGTCCCAAATGTAGAATAGAGTTCAGCAAGCTAGAAGCTCACAGAACATGAACATGCACACAAACACACACGGTATTCTTCTAATTCAAAGGTTCTTTTAAATTGACATTATGGCCAATCATTATCTATTCAAAAAACAAGACAAGCATCATCAACCTATTGTCTTGCTATCTAGTTGAATAGTTAGTGAAGAAACAGCAATGAACCTCTAAAAGAATACGACTTCATGTGTGCACGGacacagagagagagagagagactaAATCCTAGACTTCCTGTACAGATTCAGTTATGCTTGCAACTTGTCATCACCTGCTTGAAGAATTTCTATAGTCAGACTTGGAGTCGGCCCCGCGCTTTGTATAAAAAGAGCCAACCGAAGGAACTTTGTCGTGTGATGAGGTGATTGCAGAAAGGGGCTGGAAATTTGTATTGCCAACAAACCAGTAGAGAGCCCATTTCAAATTGCAGAGAGTATACTTGAGAGCTCTTGTCCAATACTCTGGTTTGTTGAAGCTTTGCGTGATGGAATAATTTTCGACCTTGTCGTTCTCAATCCTGCAGCATTGTTCGATGATGATCAGAAAGCAAGCTAGGTTTTGATGCCACAATACAGAGATTAGGCACAAACAAATGAACTACCGTATTGTGCTAAATACATTATGATTCCAGTACTTGTACCTGCATGACTTTTCGATCTTAATTACTTGTACCTGGATGGTTTTCAACCTACTACTTGGGATAAAAAGCCTATTTCGATCATCTCTGTGTCCTCTAATATGTTTCTAACGTTGTTTCTTGTTGTTTCGTACCTTATCTTTGCTGGTCATTATGTGTTAGACTTAAACATGGTGCATTTAACAAGTGTCATGAGATAAACATAAACTCTGTTTATTTCCGGAATGAAACTACTTAATTGGAACTCCATTTATCCCCAATACGAATCTGCTTAATCATCCTAACGTCTACGTTTCATACACAGTTTTCCGaagactttttctttttcttttaataataatattgtgcCTTAATGTAGCCAAGTAATAGGAAGAGCAAGAAACTATACATGCATAAACACAGTAAAGAAATATcgtagaataaaaatatattgagaaCTGAACTACATGATAACTCAAACAATCCACGTCATTGGGCACGTTCACTGAAGTCTAAGTTAAATCAACCAAAGCActtgtttatatttgttgttACTTGtgttagaaaaatattgtttcaGCAGTAAGCACATAGAAGATTCCTAATCGACacccaaaaataaatactacaattaaacatcaaaacataatcaaatgaaataaatgcaATCATACACATGCAGGATAAATGATATCCAAAATAATGGAACTTACTTATATGGCAATTTGAAACATTTCTCATGCGGTATGTTGTTCTCCTGATCCCTAGAATTGGCAAACTCAGCAAATTCCTTTAAGCAAGTCAAGAACAACGTCATGGCTTTATCATAACGTGTGCTCCAAAACAAGTTCACTGGTCCAAACCTATTGAATTACTAACATATCAAATCAAGAGTCCTGAAGAACGTTTCAAAAAATTGGAAACTAAAACATGAAAAACGTGggcattaatattatttattgttattaaaaataataatatttaaaataaataaacatctaTCCTTGTATTTGAGTGTTTCACCAAATGTCTCCAATGTGTCTTGTCCACAAAAGAACGGGAATCAGACTGGAGCATTATAGtaagaaatattattctttttttctttttttctttttcaatatatggGAAGAATATACTTTGAGCCATTCAGTTTCATTGCATTAATGAAACTTACAAAATTAGAACCAAAACACTCTTTACTGCAAGTCTATAGACTATAacgttttatatttttttttttaaaaaagaaaacagactTTTCCTagataaaatgtaaaagagGCTAATGCTAAAAAATACATGATaccaagaaacaaaaacaaaggcGAATAATAAGATAATAGATACTATAAAACttaaatggagaaaataaaagcattGAATGCAAGAAAATGTTTTGAGTAGAACAATAAGTATAATTATTCCCTTTGGAATTCTAGGGGGAGTATGGATCAGCTTTCAAAGGGAGGAGGTCGCATGTATTCTTCCTGGAAGGGAAAAATGGCTCAGGCTGGAATGTGATAGCTGAAAAAATTTCTAGATTATTGCCCACTTCAAACTCAGGTAAAAGGAAGGTGGAGGGAGATTTTTCcctaactattttttttatgacttTGATGGCGAGGAATTTTAAATGGACCTCCACAAACTAGGGGTAGGAAAGCTGTAGTATTAGCTAGGGAGCCTCTTTTGTGTTAGACCACCAATAATCCACCAGTATAGtaggaggaaaaagaaaatagaaaattaggAGGGAGAGTAAGTTAGTTATTATGTTATTATGTAACTGAATAGGAGGGGACCACAATGAGTGGGAGGTAGTTTATAAAGAagtgggagagagagagagaacatTGAGTATTTTGTAGTGGAAGGCATTTCTGGAAATTCTTGAAAGAGAGAATTACAGAGAGTGGGAGTTTTATTTTCTGCTTGTTTCATCGAATTGattcttttatcaatttgatttCTATCTTGTATCGTTTACTATATCAATACAGtgatcatatatttttaaacactCTTGTTGGAGGGTTGAGTTCCAACATTTTGATACTGCAGTTTCAAGTGCTATGTGGCTAGTGATCTTAATGCTGTCAGCTATCCAGGTGGAAAAGGCTTCAGGATGCAGGATTACCAAATCTATGAGGTACCTTAGTTTCATTTACGAGGGTAAACTATTTTACCCTCCTTAGCTGAATGGGAAGTATACTTTAGGCTAATTGAAGAGCACCAACAAAGATGGATAGACCTCGCTTTTAGAAGATTGGATTATTGGTAGTCCTAGACAATCGAGGGTGCTGAGAGTCACTTTGGATCACTGGCCTATTATTTTGACTCAAGGTTCTCAGAGTTTGGCTCCGAGTTCTTTCCACATTGAGAATATGTGGCTTTGGCATCTTTCCTTTAAggctaatattttttttggtggAGGGTCTCCATTCTACGAGAGTGGAAAGGTTATTGCTTGGAATAGAATCGAGGAGATTGATCCTAAGGAGCTGGAAAACCCTTTGGAACAGAATCAAGGAgattgtttgtgtttggagTCATAATCTTCTTGAGGGTTTTCTCCCGgtcattctttcatttcttgttgGACCCCTCCCCCATTAGTGGGACCCTACTGAGGTTTGGTCCTCAGTaagatttcatattttctctttGGATTTGCTTTCGAAGGCTTTTTGAAATTACTATCTAGGCAACATTGTACTTAGATAGCCAACCTCTCCaatgaggtttttttttaggGCTGACGTTTTATATGCCCTCCtaaactttcattttccttaTGAAAGCaattatttctataaaaacataaataaaacaaaaggtaaaatagattttattttcctttttttaatttcttttcaatatataagCAAGAATATACACTGAAACCCAATCAATTTCATTATAGTAATggaatttacaaaaataaaaataaaacactatTTACTTACAGTTCATATGTATTGTTATTGTCCATGATGCGAGGATAGCTTCCCATTGGAAGTATTTTTATCCGATATCTATGAagtaacaaattaaagaaaagaggtTCATTATTTAATCTGGATCCCTAAATTAGTTAAGCTGATTCTAGACACCAAAATATCCTATTGGTTCACAGAatgaaagttcaaaacaatcaactgtaaatattttatccaaCAACGTTCCAAGACCAGAATGCCGAGTGGAATTCACCTTTCTAAgtcatctttttcatttgttgttgttaAAGTTAccaatttaactaaattatttagaacctatttttctaatatgttGTTCATTACAAGAAACAACTCTCTAATGCACagatttttggttttcttttccaaaaaatttcCATTCTAAAATAGCTGAGCAACTTGCTTTCTCTCAGACCTTGGGTTTCCACTATgttaaaagtttaaacatCCTTTCATCTCAATCAATCCAGAACACCAATGCCAAAGTAATAATCAAAGGACGATTCTCAAGAAAAAGCAACTTAAAGATTGTGCAGAACTGAATATTTCTAAGCTTCACAAAAATTATTACTCAGAAAAGGATACTGAAATCTTGGCCTGAAATACTGGCACATTGTATGAAGAAGAAGGCTAGCTTGTCCCCATGCAGCATTTATTTCATCCCATTCAACCTAAGTGTTTcaacataaaagttagcagaaaaagaagttaaagtCTAATGACTAAAAATTCTGAAAACACAGGTACAATGGAATGTGCTTAGTTTCCATACTGGGATCTTAGGAAGACGTCCAAGCCGGAAATTGTTAATCGTTCCAAAATCTCCGTCATGCCAAATGGGAAATGCATCATTGAGCACATTTGTTCGCTTCAACAATTCCAAGTGTGCTTGTGAAACTTCTATTCTTGCTAAAATTGCATCTCTCTCTTCCTGTTAAAGTCATCATTTATTCAACGatgtaataaaaaagttgCTCAAAATGTCAAGATTAGGtagaaattcatttttgtttcagCACTCAACATTGTCACGTAGAGGATGATTATGAATTAATTCATAGTTGAAAAATTAATCGTTAATGGGatccaattatatatatacatatatatacgcTGTAGCTAGTTAAAGCTAGAAAACTACTGCAACGTAGTCTCAATCTTCACAAGGTTAAAAAGATCAGGTCATCATCTAACtcctttaataaaatattctgAGAATATTTTATATCCAATGCATGTAACTCCATAATTGGATGATCAAAGTTAGTCCTATAATTAGAACTTAGACATTTGTTACAATCAAGCTAGACCAAAACAAGATATCAGGCCGATTCTACATCTCCCTCACCATATAAGGCTCCATTCACTTCTTTGGGctttattgaaattgaaatcataCAAGACTTGGTTGAGTCCAGcaacaaaatagaaacacAATTATTTACACCATCATTGTTcctatgaaatttaaatgcttagaaaataaataaagggcATACCTGATGTGAAGTTAATTGAAactgaaaattattatattcatgCCAATACCTGTCATTCAATGAATACAAGAAGCAGTCACCAACCTAAAAGTATCTCAAGAACTTCTTTGTCAACCAAAAAgatctaaaaattgaaagatataAACCGTAAGTGGAGGCATGGATGAATCTAAACAccagtaaaagaaaacatcTTGACTAGGGGATCAAAGCAAGGGGTTAGGAGTGATTAAGCTAGTAGGAacattatttgtaatttgctttatattgttttaatcaGTATTAACTTTTTCCAGCATAATTAATTTCAGTTATTAGGTTTACTTTTTAGCCTAGGTCAAAGGTTGGTTCATCATAGTAATGGTTTCCACAGATTCAATGATCTGACCAACAAATATAAAGGTTGGATTCCCCTCGTATAGTTCTTTTTTCCAAGATTATCAATTACTCCCCACTTTTCTGATAGCCTGAAGGGGAAAATGGGATCTCCGAAAATTGTCTATAGAAATACAAATACCAACGGAGGTTTGGTTACTCTCTTATTGTTTTGAAgattaagttttgaaattcattGGTGACTTAGCACTCCTTTAATATGGTTTGGTTACTTTCTTATTGTGTACATTTACAATAACCAATAAAAAGCTTAGGTTcctaataaaacaaaatggcAATTACCTCTCTTCCAATTCCTTAAATCGAACAGACTTAAGCTCCAGTTCTTTTAGTTCAGCATTTACTTCCGTAAACTGGTTCTCTGTCTCTTTAATGGCCGCTTCAAgccttctctcttcttcctcaatCTAAACCGGAAAAGGTAGAAGATAAAAACAGCCAGATTCAATCTATCGATTAAAATTCATATGCCctgtttcttttaaataactGATTCAATTTGAATCTTTACCAAAAATATGAGTAAAAATTATGAACTTGACAATTGTTTGAATACAAAAAGACTTCTAtctcttaaataaaaaatataataaccaTGATGcttaaaatatacaattttaggtattacaataatataattaagatCATAATAGCAGAgatgtatgtttttttataacaataatataataatcatGACGCTCAAAAgcaaagacattttttttatctgcGCAGTTGTATTCTTCCATATGCCTGAACAAGGGGAAAAATACATCTCTGCTATTGAATCTTTAGACAACCACAAACCTtaaactcaaataaaataaatatctcaAGAAAATTTTGTCCATAACTTTCAAAGTCATGCCATCGTTTCAAAATAAGAGAATCAGCATATGTtgattagaaaacaaaatgcctaaatatatatcttgaaTTGTACCTTTAATTTCTCCTTAAGAAAATCAGCTTCAGAGAGAATGTTTCGCGACTCCCCCTCTAAGCGTTTGAGGCAGGCTTCATATGCCTTAATATCCCTGTTCACATCTTCAACCTCCTTATCAAGTTTATCAGACAAAATCCTCATGCATTCCAGGCACAAAGGCTGATCGAcctggaaaaagaaatataggcATACAGTTTTTAATCAGTTCCTCAAAACTTTCAAGAAATCTAATCAGaatgaaattgaaacaaaGTTCAAGTTCCTTTGCTTTAGAGTACCTGAGTTTGAGTTTTCGCAATGTCAAAAGCACGTTTTAAGATAGTTATAGTAGAGTGAAACCCAGAATTATTTGGCTGCATTGCCCCATCAGGTGATGGTATATGCATTCCACCTCCATCAGATGGAGATTCATTCTTATACACAACCACAAAAGATTCATCCATTGCCTTTCCAGTTTGTCCCATATCAGCCTGACCAGCCCCCTCACGAGGACGAGGAATTCCATGCGATTGGGGCCGTTGCTTTGGCAACACAACAAAGGAATTATCCATACGCGTTGAAGCTAACATGCTACTGGCCCCATGAGCTGCAGACCCCTGCATCCCTGATCGTGTTTATCACCAGAACATATTCATTAAAAGAATCATACAACTTGACGTCTAAACATTAAACTAATCCCCAAACATGCCTTGCTACTTAAGACCCCAGAAGGTTAATTGATTGCCCATACGTAAATTATCAAACTTAAAATCATTCACACAtctttttccctctctttccGCCGGGCTTTATTAATTTAGGCCACAATCTCTCCCATATGGTTTCTTCAACAACTAAGACAATTTCGCCAAAATTTTTGTAAGTTCCCCCATATCCAGTATAGCACTATCATTCAACTGAGCTATAACGTTCAAATTATCGCACCACAATCTGGAGCGAAGGGCAAGAAATTGCGTAAATAACTACATAAATTCAAAGTACTATTAGACACCAAAAGCGCGAAGATAAAAAACACATTAAATTAAGAGTAGAGAGATTCACCGGATCGAGCAGAAGGATCATTAATGAACTTATCAGCATGGGTGTCGACGCCGACGAAGCATAAAGACTGGCCGCAGTTCTGGCAGCCGAATCGAGGAAGATTCGGGTCCGCCGGCGGGATCCGAACGGATTTTCTGTCACCCATCGATCGTTGGGATTGAAACGTGAAAAATGAGTAATTGTTGTTTATCCAAACCTTTGCGCGGAAGAACGaagaaaaccaacaaaatgattaataataatctttaCGTTGAGATCAttcattaaactaaaattaggggataaaaataaaatttgtaaaatattaagaCCCTAATCATTTTTCCtctataatccaaaattttaatttatctctCCTTCGGTCTATTAAACTAAAACACCTATATTAAAtgttatatcaatttattattttctagattattttaaaataaatcaaaatacaaacatatttttaaaatagtaaaatctactatttttataaaaattctatcaaaatatttataaatttctaatagagtattatatatatatattataatacaatataaaaatagtaatattttattatatttgtaaatatttttacaagaagttttattatttaattatattttcttaaaacttaaGAATATTGAAGTTTAGggataagaaagaaaattgtaagtaataccttttaattttgaaaaatatttaactttgaGATTGATACAGTATGACACTTAAGTTCAATTtgacactattttttttttatttaaccaATAAAACAAAGTAGAAATAAagcattttcatatattacaaaataaaactaaaacattcataaagagagaaattataaaaaaaaaaaaaaaaaaaagtaaattttatatatagcaaaagtttaaattatatgatagtttcgtaaaaataaaaatgatataaaagcAAGTTGAAATTGAGTATTTAGGAGGCGCGCCCGAATTCCA
This DNA window, taken from Cucumis sativus cultivar 9930 chromosome 6, Cucumber_9930_V3, whole genome shotgun sequence, encodes the following:
- the LOC101215834 gene encoding beclin-1-like protein isoform X2 produces the protein MLISSLMILLLDPGSAAHGASSMLASTRMDNSFVVLPKQRPQSHGIPRPREGAGQADMGQTGKAMDESFVVVYKNESPSDGGGMHIPSPDGAMQPNNSGFHSTITILKRAFDIAKTQTQVDQPLCLECMRILSDKLDKEVEDVNRDIKAYEACLKRLEGESRNILSEADFLKEKLKIEEEERRLEAAIKETENQFTEVNAELKELELKSVRFKELEERYWHEYNNFQFQLTSHQEERDAILARIEVSQAHLELLKRTNVLNDAFPIWHDGDFGTINNFRLGRLPKIPVEWDEINAAWGQASLLLHTMCQYFRPRFQYRIKILPMGSYPRIMDNNNTYELFGPVNLFWSTRYDKAMTLFLTCLKEFAEFANSRDQENNIPHEKCFKLPYKIENDKVENYSITQSFNKPEYWTRALKYTLCNLKWALYWFVGNTNFQPLSAITSSHDKVPSVGSFYTKRGADSKSDYRNSSSR
- the LOC101215834 gene encoding beclin-1-like protein isoform X1, whose amino-acid sequence is MGDRKSVRIPPADPNLPRFGCQNCGQSLCFVGVDTHADKFINDPSARSGMQGSAAHGASSMLASTRMDNSFVVLPKQRPQSHGIPRPREGAGQADMGQTGKAMDESFVVVYKNESPSDGGGMHIPSPDGAMQPNNSGFHSTITILKRAFDIAKTQTQVDQPLCLECMRILSDKLDKEVEDVNRDIKAYEACLKRLEGESRNILSEADFLKEKLKIEEEERRLEAAIKETENQFTEVNAELKELELKSVRFKELEERYWHEYNNFQFQLTSHQEERDAILARIEVSQAHLELLKRTNVLNDAFPIWHDGDFGTINNFRLGRLPKIPVEWDEINAAWGQASLLLHTMCQYFRPRFQYRIKILPMGSYPRIMDNNNTYELFGPVNLFWSTRYDKAMTLFLTCLKEFAEFANSRDQENNIPHEKCFKLPYKIENDKVENYSITQSFNKPEYWTRALKYTLCNLKWALYWFVGNTNFQPLSAITSSHDKVPSVGSFYTKRGADSKSDYRNSSSR